A section of the Marinoscillum sp. 108 genome encodes:
- a CDS encoding helix-turn-helix transcriptional regulator has product MKQTPLAQFIKEKRKQARMKQEDLSFAAGVGLRFVRELEQGKPTLRMDKINQVLNLFGYELGPIEASRDEKS; this is encoded by the coding sequence AAACACCATTAGCGCAGTTCATCAAGGAGAAAAGAAAGCAAGCACGAATGAAACAAGAAGATCTTTCATTTGCTGCAGGGGTTGGTTTGAGATTCGTTCGAGAACTGGAGCAAGGAAAACCAACCTTGAGAATGGATAAGATTAATCAAGTTTTAAACCTTTTTGGATATGAATTAGGGCCTATAGAAGCCAGCAGAGATGAGAAAAGCTAA